From a region of the uncultured Desulfatiglans sp. genome:
- a CDS encoding hypothetical protein (Evidence 5 : Unknown function) gives MRVYGMKYARYAALILCDDVREEVGGKLSMMGIYHKDVVLPQMPMVLRSLCVCVILNAVKNIFTKCRFVLSLPGNKPLTVNLETEMEGKLGSDVVISSIIANIPVKSSGKAKIQFFFENDSRASLVRDFDVLLKTDPKRSQQQIS, from the coding sequence TTGAGAGTTTATGGTATGAAATATGCGAGATACGCGGCTTTGATTTTATGTGATGATGTCAGGGAAGAGGTCGGTGGTAAACTATCAATGATGGGAATATACCATAAAGATGTAGTTTTGCCACAAATGCCTATGGTCCTTAGGAGTTTATGCGTTTGCGTTATACTTAACGCTGTGAAAAATATATTTACTAAATGTCGCTTTGTGTTATCTCTGCCGGGGAATAAGCCTTTGACGGTTAATTTAGAGACTGAAATGGAAGGCAAGCTAGGTTCAGATGTTGTTATATCTTCTATTATAGCAAACATTCCAGTTAAATCTTCAGGAAAGGCAAAGATCCAATTTTTTTTTGAAAATGACTCAAGGGCGTCATTGGTGCGCGATTTTGATGTTTTACTAAAGACAGACCCTAAAAGATCGCAGCAACAAATTTCTTGA
- a CDS encoding conserved hypothetical protein (Evidence 4 : Unknown function but conserved in other organisms) encodes MQPKYSAIVQWSEEDEAYIAIVPELEGLSAFGDSPEEALKELSVAKELFIKVMEEDGEILPDPEYVAEYSGQIRIRLPKSLHKSLSIQAKQEGVSLNTLMVQMLSARSSVSNIEKKLLHIKEDIYLLNKNILIANLWPESSSDSHVSIVTNFSNENESEYAH; translated from the coding sequence ATGCAACCGAAATATTCGGCTATCGTGCAATGGAGTGAAGAGGATGAGGCGTATATTGCTATAGTTCCTGAGCTAGAAGGGTTGTCTGCTTTTGGCGATAGCCCTGAAGAAGCCCTTAAGGAACTCTCAGTAGCCAAGGAGCTTTTTATTAAAGTTATGGAGGAGGATGGCGAGATTTTGCCTGATCCTGAATATGTGGCTGAATATAGTGGTCAAATCAGGATTCGTCTACCAAAAAGCCTTCACAAGTCATTGTCAATACAAGCGAAACAAGAGGGTGTCTCGCTAAACACCTTAATGGTTCAAATGTTATCAGCACGTTCGTCTGTTAGCAATATCGAAAAAAAGTTGCTTCATATTAAAGAGGATATTTATCTTTTAAATAAAAATATTTTAATTGCAAATTTATGGCCAGAAAGTAGCTCGGACTCACATGTGAGTATCGTAACCAATTTTTCAAATGAAAATGAATCTGAATATGCACATTGA
- a CDS encoding conserved hypothetical protein (Evidence 4 : Unknown function but conserved in other organisms), with protein MAQIDKLIRKAIENPKNVRFSELCKLCEYSGMVLRQGDGSHKVYTRKEPPAFSLSLQEKDGMAKAYQVRQLINKLIELELIR; from the coding sequence ATGGCGCAAATTGATAAACTTATCAGAAAAGCTATTGAAAATCCTAAAAATGTTAGATTTTCTGAGTTATGCAAACTCTGCGAGTACTCCGGAATGGTATTGAGGCAGGGGGATGGTAGCCATAAGGTCTATACGCGCAAAGAGCCACCTGCTTTTAGTTTGTCTTTGCAAGAGAAAGATGGCATGGCTAAAGCATACCAAGTAAGACAACTTATAAATAAGCTTATAGAACTTGAACTTATTAGATAG
- a CDS encoding hypothetical protein (Evidence 5 : Unknown function), producing the protein MKKSLRRKLVKTDSCDRCGGEKGLKRPWAKEKKINSYAFFYDLKVPYVVP; encoded by the coding sequence ATGAAGAAAAGCCTCCGCCGGAAACTGGTCAAGACCGACTCCTGTGACCGATGCGGGGGTGAGAAGGGATTGAAAAGGCCTTGGGCGAAGGAGAAAAAAATAAATAGCTATGCATTTTTTTACGATCTTAAGGTTCCATATGTGGTACCATAA
- a CDS encoding hypothetical protein (Evidence 5 : Unknown function), with protein MQSASFHPSFWDQVLPSIRRLRHLASFHPEMVFLANLGVNLHVCLCGDLQVASAQMIDFLDIGQKSSFPDWKLSPTAKSFPDGHLVSFFLNTRFTSEQEKTQDLPSTASTGQKPAFTPHPIPRSRPSPARRSWRVLLRSWRALRAKRNRGPSGNGNENLASCWEKSLARTLRSKDFSCSYLLICDQIVTNFFGNATQKGQKQRKCHTRKGFKLKA; from the coding sequence ATGCAGTCTGCCTCCTTCCATCCTTCCTTCTGGGATCAGGTTTTGCCATCAATACGGCGATTACGCCATTTAGCCAGTTTCCATCCGGAAATGGTCTTTTTGGCCAATCTCGGCGTCAATCTGCACGTTTGCTTGTGCGGCGACCTGCAGGTCGCCTCCGCGCAAATGATTGATTTCCTTGATATTGGCCAAAAATCCTCATTTCCGGATTGGAAACTTAGTCCTACCGCGAAATCATTTCCGGATGGACATCTAGTCAGTTTTTTCCTTAACACTCGCTTTACATCTGAACAAGAAAAAACCCAAGACTTGCCCAGCACTGCATCCACAGGTCAAAAACCGGCGTTCACACCTCATCCCATACCGCGCTCAAGGCCTTCGCCTGCTCGTCGATCCTGGCGCGTCCTGCTACGTTCCTGGAGGGCACTAAGGGCAAAAAGAAACCGCGGACCGTCGGGCAACGGCAATGAAAACCTTGCCTCCTGCTGGGAAAAAAGCCTTGCAAGAACCCTGCGCAGCAAGGATTTCAGCTGTTCCTACCTCCTGATTTGCGACCAAATTGTGACCAACTTCTTCGGAAATGCCACCCAAAAAGGCCAAAAACAACGAAAATGTCACACAAGAAAAGGGTTTAAGCTCAAAGCCTAA
- a CDS encoding hypothetical protein (Evidence 5 : Unknown function): MPPKKAKNNENVTQEKGLSSKPKPLFLLVPEVGIEPTWTQGPLDFESSASTSFTTPAFNQKIIIKT; this comes from the coding sequence ATGCCACCCAAAAAGGCCAAAAACAACGAAAATGTCACACAAGAAAAGGGTTTAAGCTCAAAGCCTAAACCCTTGTTTTTACTGGTGCCGGAGGTCGGAATCGAACCGACATGGACGCAAGGTCCACTGGATTTTGAGTCCAGCGCGTCTACCAGTTTCACCACTCCGGCATTTAATCAAAAAATTATAATTAAAACCTAA
- a CDS encoding hypothetical protein (Evidence 5 : Unknown function), whose product MTASHALSQLSYSPKIFLTYQMLNDKVNMLLT is encoded by the coding sequence ATGACTGCCAGTCATGCGCTCTCCCAACTGAGCTACAGCCCCAAAATTTTTTTAACCTATCAGATGCTGAATGATAAAGTCAATATGCTATTGACATAG
- a CDS encoding putative Beta-lactamase domain protein (Evidence 3 : Putative function from multiple computational evidences) — protein sequence MKTRLSILCDNCIMGSGFIGEHGFSVLIERDGERSLFDTGPGLSLPLNLKRFKTDLKGLSRIFISHGHYDHTGGLEYAVGQAGLVEIVAHPDVFARHMVEDPSRGDTAPRYIGCPFTRESLEAKGARFRFLDHTEEAAPGIWFLAGLNPPVERRPKDDRLLLEQEGRIGPDLIPDDASLLIQTDKGPILLLGCAHAGVLNILDYLEHDMGIHRLHAILGGTHLMFYGPETVPAFAERIRQFSVSLLAVSHCTGLGPTLELARLLGDRFTIAAVGRVFDL from the coding sequence ATGAAAACGAGACTCTCCATCCTCTGTGATAATTGCATCATGGGCTCGGGCTTCATTGGGGAGCATGGGTTCAGCGTCCTGATCGAACGCGACGGGGAACGCTCCCTCTTCGACACGGGGCCGGGCCTTTCGCTGCCCCTCAACCTGAAGCGCTTCAAGACCGACCTGAAAGGCCTCTCCAGGATCTTCATCAGCCATGGACACTACGACCACACGGGGGGGCTTGAATATGCCGTCGGCCAGGCCGGACTCGTCGAGATCGTTGCGCACCCCGATGTCTTCGCCCGCCACATGGTGGAGGACCCGTCTCGCGGCGACACCGCGCCGCGCTACATCGGCTGCCCGTTCACGCGCGAGAGCCTGGAGGCGAAAGGCGCCCGGTTCCGCTTTCTGGACCACACCGAGGAGGCGGCCCCCGGCATCTGGTTCCTGGCTGGACTGAACCCGCCCGTCGAGCGGCGGCCGAAGGACGACCGGCTCCTCCTCGAACAAGAAGGCCGGATCGGCCCCGATCTCATCCCGGACGATGCAAGCCTCCTGATCCAGACGGACAAGGGCCCGATCCTGCTGCTCGGCTGCGCCCATGCCGGGGTGCTTAACATCCTCGATTACCTGGAACATGACATGGGGATCCATCGGCTCCACGCGATCCTCGGAGGGACGCATCTCATGTTTTACGGACCCGAGACGGTCCCGGCCTTCGCCGAAAGGATCCGACAGTTTTCCGTCTCCCTCCTGGCGGTCTCGCACTGCACCGGCCTCGGCCCGACGCTCGAACTGGCCCGCCTCCTCGGCGACCGCTTCACCATCGCCGCCGTAGGGCGCGTCTTCGACCTTTAA
- a CDS encoding hypothetical protein (Evidence 5 : Unknown function), whose amino-acid sequence MDRCPIRKSCFVFTGLPCSVPFLRDRSRFFQTRQIALWTIFKKSHVCAEPTFGSPHKQTYKSSPRSAGKLFTGWKSATINVT is encoded by the coding sequence ATGGACCGATGTCCAATCCGGAAATCATGTTTCGTCTTCACGGGCTTGCCCTGCTCAGTCCCATTCTTGCGGGATAGATCCCGGTTCTTTCAAACTCGGCAAATCGCTCTTTGGACGATATTCAAGAAATCTCATGTTTGCGCGGAGCCAACCTTTGGTTCGCCGCACAAGCAAACGTACAAATCGTCGCCGAGATCGGCCGGAAAGCTCTTTACCGGATGGAAATCGGCAACGATCAATGTAACCTAA
- a CDS encoding hypothetical protein (Evidence 5 : Unknown function): MIVADFHPVKSFPADLGDDLYVCLCGEPKVGSAQT, translated from the coding sequence TTGATCGTTGCCGATTTCCATCCGGTAAAGAGCTTTCCGGCCGATCTCGGCGACGATTTGTACGTTTGCTTGTGCGGCGAACCAAAGGTTGGCTCCGCGCAAACATGA